In one window of Pseudoliparis swirei isolate HS2019 ecotype Mariana Trench chromosome 15, NWPU_hadal_v1, whole genome shotgun sequence DNA:
- the ajm1 gene encoding apical junction component 1 homolog, with translation MTRTDPPDILVSTVHRDIRVVPFSSHSESLQPSEQCDSIHYSTLEDRKSKVNKRHCRSFDYRSLENPKSQTYSMESPYKNADRQAANPDVALNALGRQQRYRFSAPDIFSHRLTPQPIPADMPSEVIVHEQKRRTRSKSASRVQTSLTPVSFEGSSSSGRKGRESQRAPRDSHWRPEVSPRRESSHAATRAHMHDVHPIKLQPQTSDSSRYSPHYAAENSEDGVLDKPATSPHVRCRVDIKPDEAALHHSGRKQASQHVDIPWQRHHSGGRRSLTVPRHFSYSRTPTPTDSLGTEGKQAHQYSRSMPNSYMQPMEIPLQRMLSSGDDRYYGRERRAHSSPNVPTKFFYADDSARYATTAPPQPTSGFHDERYTPGQTYTPKVQYVQDPRTRMVHAVTTRPYYPEMEPYPYSVQTGYPKPYVAKEPGPYIIQTPPTRIFYGDDPRSYQIQTAPPRFYYSSDMYAMPPEHHIPARAYYTEGRRHARVIQAQTDDWYGSEASGYSTNPASYVSQVTPTRVRQEPVLNPWYANPCVEPQRIGPDSKSYSRSWDNILDPRVEMEQPITVQRGQSCDDLLDSRMPAAATGDKPQPVVVNLSSSPRRYAALSMSDSSLIDKSPTETTKGSTSKLWFVTPEITITDNDIRPGKLNRAEGRSASWDILDSRTTEGPEPSQRDFESSTKEKIHDNASLQQSLEQLDELLADLVTDYKPPTRRASEDILDQLKKLIDEEEAVSLSRKGSKAYTDEPPPLDKQPTSIRMNPDPFRDMDSDAMKSADECSPDQSPDEDDTMMCSNNKCQRTETLFNACLYFKSCHSCYTYYCSRNCRREDWDIHKESCVYGRIGSICRHIIKHCRETVEVHKAFSRIAKVGYLSRGRGVLFLGFPNPGSSSKFLQYGLDSLLMSPTYLSLRELESFKDNLGEYCKELQEAGSEYDPNECFILNVSIAVGDQMPDGPSPRNEAPTVRKYAKVALASFSPERKVQKKESDMETLILTPPPGTADIDKEGEEGRKAREICFINIQRELRIRGVFLRHEYPKVYQQLCEFVESNRRFTPTTIYPIDKRTGKQFMCMIMAASEPRTLDWVGTPHLLDDII, from the coding sequence ATGACACGCACAGACCCTCCTGACATACTGGTATCAACTGTGCATCGAGATATTCGAGTCGTCCCCTTTTCTTCACACAGCGAGTCGTTGCAACCCTCCGAACAATGTGATTCTATACATTACAGCACACTGGAGGACAGGAAGAGCAAAGTCAATAAGAGGCACTGCCGCTCCTTTGACTACCGGTCATTGGAGAACCCCAAATCCCAGACATACTCAATGGAGTCCCCGTACAAGAATGCTGATCGGCAGGCCGCTAACCCCGACGTGGCCTTGAACGCCCTGGGCCGCCAGCAGAGGTACCGCTTCTCTGCCCCGGACATTTTCAGCCATAGATTAACTCCCCAACCAATACCTGCAGACATGCCCAGTGAAGTCATTGTCCATGAACAAAAAAGAAGGACCAGGTCAAAAAGTGCTTCTCGGGTCCAGACTAGTCTCACCCCCGTGTCTTTCGAAGGGTCCTCATCTTCTGGGAGGAAGGGTAGGGAGTCCCAAAGGGCTCCAAGAGACTCTCACTGGAGGCCTGAAGTATCACCGCGTAGGGAGTCCTCCCACGCAGCAACTCGGGCTCATATGCATGACGTCCATCCAATTAAGTTGCAGCCTCAGACGAGCGACAGCAGTAGATACTCGCCGCACTATGCCGCGGAGAATTCTGAGGATGGAGTGCTGGATAAACCGGCAACTAGCCCTCATGTCAGGTGTCGCGTCGACATCAAACCGGATGAAGCGGCGTTACATCATTCAGGCCGTAAACAGGCTTCACAGCACGTGGACATACCCTGGCAGAGGCACCacagtggggggaggaggagtctgacTGTGCCACGCCATTTCTCCTACTCCAGAACACCAACTCCCACTGATTCACTGGGCACCGAGGGCAAGCAAGCGCATCAATATTCCCGCAGCATGCCAAATAGTTACATGCAACCCATGGAGATTCCCCTGCAGAGAATGCTTTCATCGGGTGATGATCGGTACTATGGAAGGGAGCGCAGAGCTCACTCCAGTCCCAACGTGCCAACCAAGTTCTTTTATGCAGACGATTCAGCGAGATATGCGACTACTGCGCCTCCTCAACCAACTTCTGGCTTTCACGATGAACGTTACACACCAGGACAAACATACACTCCAAAAGTGCAATACGTGCAAGATCCAAGGACTCGGATGGTGCATGCTGTGACTACAAGACCCTACTATCCTGAGATGGAGCCTTATCCGTATTCTGTGCAGACGGGGTATCCCAAACCCTACGTGGCTAAAGAACCGGGGCCATACATCATACAGACACCTCCAACAAGAATATTTTATGGGGATGATCCAAGGTCttaccaaatccaaacagctcCTCCAAGGTTTTATTATTCCAGCGACATGTATGCAATGCCACCAGAGCATCATATTCCAGCGAGGGCATATTACACAGAGGGCCGAAGACATGCTCGAGTTATTCAGGCACAAACTGATGACTGGTATGGCTCAGAAGCATCTGGCTATTCCACCAATCCTGCCTCTTATGTATCTCAAGTCACTCCAACGAGAGTCCGCCAAGAGCCTGTTTTAAATCCATGGTATGCCAACCCATGTGTAGAACCTCAAAGAATCGGCCCAGATTCAAAATCTTACTCGAGGTCCTGGGACAATATCCTCGACCCTCGCGTGGAGATGGAACAACCTATTACTGTCCAGCGGGGCCAGAGCTGTGATGATCTTCTTGACTCCAGGATGCCTGCAGCAGCCACCGGGGACAAACCACAACCAGTGGTCGTCAATCTTTCCAGTTCCCCGAGACGCTACGCAGCCTTATCGATGTCTGATAGCTCGCTGATTGACAAAAGCCCAACAGAGACAACAAAAGGCAGTACGAGTAAACTCTGGTTCGTCACCCCTGAGATAACAATCACCGATAACGACATTCGACCGGGGAAACTTAATAGGGCCGAAGGACGGTCTGCCAGTTGGGACATTCTTGACTCCAGAACCACGGAGGGTCCAGAACCGTCCCAGCGAGACTTTGAAAGCTCAACCAAAGAGAAGATTCATGACAACGCCTCGCTACAGCAAAGCCTCGAGCAACTCGACGAGCTTCTGGCCGATCTCGTGACCGATTACAAGCCACCCACTAGAAGGGCGAGTGAGGACATTCTAGATCAACTGAAGAAGTTAattgatgaggaggaagcagtgTCTCTGTCCAGAAAGGGCTCAAAGGCATACACAGACGAACCGCCTCCTCTGGACAAGCAGCCCACCTCGATAAGAATGAATCCCGATCCTTTTCGAGACATGGACAGCGATGCAATGAAGAGCGCAGACGAGTGCTCTCCGGACCAGAGTCCCGACGAGGACGATACGATGATGTGCTCCAACAACAAATGCCAGAGGACGGAGACCCTGTTCAACGCTTGCCTGTATTTTAAATCCTGCCACAGCTGCTACACGTACTACTGCTCTCGCAACTGCCGCAGAGAGGACTGGGACATTCATAAAGAAAGCTGCGTGTACGGCCGAATCGGCAGCATATGCCGCCACATCATCAAACACTGCCGCGAGACCGTCGAAGTCCACAAAGCCTTCTCCCGTATTGCCAAAGTGGGCTACCTTTCtcgaggtagaggagttctatTCCTCGGTTTTCCAAACCCGGGGTCATCCAGTAAATTCCTGCAGTATGGCCTGGATAGTCTACTCATGTCTCCCACGTACCTGTCTCTCCGAGAGCTGGAAAGCTTCAAAGACAACCTGGGGGAGTACTGCAAAGAGCTCCAGGAAGCCGGTTCAGAGTACGACCCGAACGAATGTTTCATCTTGAATGTATCCATCGCCGTCGGTGACCAGATGCCCGACGGGCCATCTCCGAGGAACGAAGCTCCGACCGTCAGAAAATATGCAAAGGTGGCGCTGGCTTCCTTCAGCCCCGAGAGGAAGGTTCAGAAGAAAGAGAGCGACATGGAAACGCTGATCCTCACTCCGCCCCCGGGAACAGCAGACATCgacaaagagggagaggaaggcagGAAGGCCAGGGaaatctgttttataaatatacaacgggAGTTGAGGATTCGAGGGGTTTTCCTACGCCACGAATACCCAAAGGTATATCAGCAGCTCTGTGAGTTTGTGGAAAGTAACCGGAGGTTCACGCCCACAACTATTTATCCTATCGATAAGAGGACAGGTAAACAATTCATGTGCATGATTATGGCCGCCTCTGAACCCAGGACGTTGGACTGGGTAGGCACCCCGCATCTCCTCGATGACATTATTTAA